A single window of Gammaproteobacteria bacterium DNA harbors:
- a CDS encoding hypothetical protein (Evidence 5 : Unknown function), producing MESRETWEAIQAIAGANIQGIEPFQVSNPGTCSPY from the coding sequence TTGGAATCAAGAGAGACTTGGGAAGCAATTCAAGCTATCGCAGGGGCAAATATCCAAGGTATTGAACCGTTCCAAGTCAGTAACCCCGGAACTTG